A window of the Fusarium poae strain DAOMC 252244 chromosome 3, whole genome shotgun sequence genome harbors these coding sequences:
- a CDS encoding hypothetical protein (BUSCO:4658at5125) — MSITNGQSAWQPPHLQHANSNRSLAHLDDVPARTQTPIDNSSVLMPEAQPDIEDENRRALFADLYRQTEDKVALLFSEDGSYNYSAIAALRHSPPPPANIIPPTTDHEPIKEPPLKKAKRTIDEDDYDDDDDDDDGPSQPAPKIAPANTLLSPSKSGSSPVHSVTSPGKHGDKSKDQDSSQPKDKDGEDSIKKLEEARTATEAAARRSFHTIFHTLENDRAAMLEQQQLEDSEKQLQAEMDHNHHPSNNHSTAPNQGTLSSANLGASSLTLKHLIARIDMKRDQVRASDAELRLLMNEVRKNRSKWASEENVNQEELYEALEKVLTELKAHTEYSTPFLTRVNKRDAPNYYNLIQNPMDLGTMTKKLKSLTYKSKTDFVVDLNLIWDNCLRYNEDMNHPLRRMANGMRKEAEKLIPLIPDLAIRSRAEVEAEERRKQNGGEDDGGEDSDDEPIMSSRGRKAGAKGTSKARKAPNDQKEDTPAIDQKPILQVNGLLGKVREGSEVDGSNGFGTPPIGGSTTPLGLNGHSGIGSNADAMDIDGPSINGLALNSAFGEAAEQAFEDEEYKVWKQTTKKDRALVAKERFQLFKDNKFNTEAPALVRTKAGMRRFLKRQREAEAEGIITHALANSTTVASDDPAVKPTETLAEEIEEEAAKVIPDYYDTLSNIPDIHPKLQWVEDNEGQVINQHEEFLRLIPPGTFVAPPGRFAKKMDENIHQIQETRKLATRISVIKQMQVQTQVYTNQFPKSNSDPFVEQDIEPHFIADDGPVMAAEACQDALKRSIAKVLYHTGFEELQPSAMDTFTGIAADYFQKLVRTFNVYNEAEKKAVPTNAEGSRFQPRFTPEEVILHTLDENGHDISSLELYAKDDIDRLGAKLGGLHERMKLHLTDLLRPALSQDAGVDGVGAFKDGSEQFVSGDFAEDLGEDFFGFRALGLDKEMGLDMISVPLHLLQTRVRNIHQMQTQTTGEAATELFEPLPVSDPVTKENIQEQVGLVKNFFLAKLHANGDQPLVEDEDLPTKQKKPRPRLGASGKIVTAQKRSPKEQLALAKKKKKMDAAAAEARANANASPEKGVNAPPGKKKSMTSTTGPVPNPAIIALAPSMERRDSMQSQGNASQTDKDDTIGMMSPESIAQ, encoded by the exons ATGTCCATCACAAACGGCCAGTCCGCCTGGCAGCCTCCTCACTTGCAACATGCAAACAGCAATAGAAGTCTAGCACATCTTGATGATGTCCCTGCGCGCACTCAGACTCCCATTGATAATTCAAGTGTGCTGATGCCTGAGGCACAACCTGATATCGAGGACGAGAATCGACGCGCCCTATTCGCGGATTTGTATCGCCAGACCGAGGATAAGGTCGCGCTGCTATTTTCCGAAGATGGCTCATACAACTATTCCGCGATCGCCGCTCTTAGACATTCTCCGCCCCCTCCCGCCAACATTATCCCTCCCACAACCGACCACGAGCCCATCAAAGAACCGCCCCTAAAGAAAGCGAAGCGCACcatcgatgaagacgactacgacgacgatgatgatgacgacgatggaCCATCACAGCCAGCGCCCAAAATCGCCCCTGCCAATACATTACTCTCACCATCCAAATCAGGGAGCTCGCCTGTTCATTCAGTGACATCACCAGGGAAACACGGTGATAAATCCAAAGATCAAGACAGCTCGCAGCCCAAGGACAAAGATGGCGAAGATTCCATCAAGAAACTTGAGGAGGCTCGTACAGCGActgaagctgctgctcgaagGAGTTTCCATACTATCTTCCACACCCTGGAAAATGACCGCGCAGCTATGCtcgaacaacaacaactcgaAGATTCTGAGAAGCAGCTGCAAGCCGAAATGGACCACAATCACCACCCGAGTAACAACCATAGCACCGCCCCCAACCAGGGAACCCTGAGCAGCGCAAATCTCGGTGCTTCCAGTCTGACCTTGAAACATCTCATCGCCCGTATTGACATGAAGCGAGACCAAGTCCGCGCCTCCGACGCTGAACTTCGACTTTTGATGAACGAGGTCCGCAAGAACAGGAGCAAGTGGGCGAGCGAGGAAAACGTGAATCAAGAGGAATTGTACGAAGCTTTGGAAAAAGTCTTGACAGAGCTCAAGGCGCATACTGAATATTCCACCCCCTTCTTGACAAGAGTCAACAAGAGGGACGCCCCCAACTATTACAACC TCATTCAAAATCCCATGGATCTCGGTACTATGacgaagaagctgaagagtcTGACATACAAGTCCAAGACGGATTTTGTTGTAGATCTTAACTTAATATGGGACAATTGCCTCAGGTATAATGAGGACATGAATCACCCCCTGCGACGTATGGCAAACGGGATGAGGAAAGAAGCAGAGAAGCTCATTCCGCTCATCCCTGATCTTGCTATCCGTTCTCGAGCCGAAGTCGAAGCTGAAGAAAGGCGGAAGCAGAATGGGGGAGAAGATGACGGTGGCGAAGATTCTGATGACGAACCCATAATGTCTTCACGGGGTCGTAAAGCTGGCGCGAAGGGCACAAGTAAAGCGCGGAAGGCGCCCAACGACCAAAAGGAGGACACGCCAGCAATCGATCAGAAGCCAATATTACAAGTGAACGGACTTTTGGGGAAAGTTCGTGAAGGATCGGAGGTGGATGGAAGCAATGGCTTTGGAACTCCACCCATCGGAGGATCGACTACACCATTGGGTCTCAACGGCCATTCTGGTATCGGAAGCAATGCTGATGCCATGGATATCGATGGGCCTAGCATCAATGGCTTGGCACTTAACTCGGCGTTTGGTGAAGCTGCTGAGCAGGCTTTTGAAGACGAAGAGTACAAGGTCTGGAAACAAACCACGAAGAAGGATCGAGCACTAGTGGCCAAGGAGCGATTTCAACTCTTCAAGGACAACAAATTCAACACCGAAGCCCCTGCTCTTGTTCGAACAAAAGCCGGCATGCGTCGGTTTCTGAAACGGCAGCGAGAGGCAGAAGCAGAGGGCATCATCACCCACGCTCTGGCGAATTCAACAACTGTTGCCTCGGACGATCCAGCAGTGAAACCAACGGAGACTTTGGCAGAGGAGATTGAAGAAGAGGCTGCGAAGGTGATCCCTGATTATTACGACACTCTGAGCAACATTCCTGATATTCACCCAAAGCTCCAATGGGTTGAAGACAATGAAGGGCAGGTCATCAACCAGCACGAGGAGTTCCTTCGGTTGATACCACCCGGAACATTTGTAGCACCACCCGGCCGTTTTGCAAAGAAGATGGACGAGAACATACATCAGATACAAGAGACCAGGAAACTTGCCACTAGGATCTCAGTCATCAAGCAAATGCAAGTTCAAACTCAG GTGTACACCAACCAATTTCCCAAGTCAAATTCCGATCCTTTCGTGGAACAGGATATTGAACCTCATTTCATTGCCGATGATGGTCCTGTAATGGCAGCTGAAGCGTGCCAAGACGCTCTCAAACGATCTATTGCCAAGGTACTATATCACACTGGATTTGAAGAGCTTCAGCCCTCGGCCATGGATACCTTCACAGGCATTGCGGCCGATTATTTCCAAAAGCTGGTTCGAACTTTCAATGTATACAACGAAGCCGAAAAGAAGGCGGTACCCACAAATGCCGAAGGGTCTAGGTTCCAGCCCAGATTTACTCCCGAAGAAGTTATCCTCCATACTTTGGACGAGAATGGACATGATATCAGCTCACTGGAACTGTACGCCAAGGATGACATCGATCGACTTGGTGCCAAACTGGGCGGTCTGCATGAACGCATGAAGCTGCATCTCACCGATCTATTGCGACCCGCTCTATCCCAAGACGCTGGAGTCGATGGAGTGGGAGCTTTCAAGGACGGCAGTGAGCAATTCgtgagtggtgactttgctGAAGACCTTGGCGAAGACTTCTTTGGTTTCCGGGCTCTGGGTCTGGATAAGGAGATGGGACTTGATATGATCTCTGTGCCCTTGCATCTTCTACAAACCCGAGTCCGCAATATCCACCAGATGCAAACACAGACAACTGGTGAAGCAGCCACTGAGCTTTTCGAGCCCCTGCCGGTTTCGGATCCAGTTACCAAGGAGAACATCCAGGAGCAAGTTGGCCTGGTCAAGAACTTCTTCCTGGCTAAGCTGCACGCTAATGGCGATCAGCCCCTTGTGGAGGACGAAGACCTGCCTACAAAGCAAAAGAAGCCCCGTCCTCGCTTGGGGGCTAGCGGAAAGATTGTTACCGCTCAAAAGCGTTCTCCTAAGGAGCAGTTGGCTCTtgcaaagaagaaaaagaagatggacgctgctgctgctgaggccaGAGCAAACGCAAACGCCTCGCCTGAAAAGGGTGTCAATGCTCCacctggcaagaagaagtccaTGACCAGCACGACTGGCCCAGTACCCAACCCAGCAATCATCGCTCTGGCTCCTAGTATGGAACGGCGAGATAGCATGCAAAGCCAGGGTAACGCTAGTCAAACTGACAAGGACGACACTATCGGCATGATGAGCCCAGAAAGCATCGCTCAGTAG